The genomic DNA AGCCGTACATCAGTCTCCCCGCGTTCATTCCCGTCGCATTCGAGTTGACGATTCTGTTCTCCGCGTTCGCCGCCTTCTTCGGACAATGGGCCCTCAACGGCTTGCCGAAGTTCAGCAACGCGATGTTCACCAGCCCACGCTTCGACGCGGCGACCGATGACAAGTTTTTCTTGTACATCGATTCGGCCGACGCTCGCTTTGACGACGCTGGTGCTCGAGCCCTGCTTGACGATACCAAACCAAATGTTGTCGAAGACGTCTACGATGATAAATCGTCGCCCAATGTGCCACGGTTCATCTATCTCGCCGTCTTGGTCTTGGCTGTCTTGAGCATCTTCCCATTGCTGGTGATCGCCGACATGCGAGTCACGAAGAGCTCGAAGCCACGTTTCCATATTTTCTGGGACATGGACTTCATGCCTTCGAAGAAGCCGCAACAGAAAACGATCCTGTTTGCCGACGGCCGGACGATGCGTCCCAACGTTCCCGGTACCGTGTCGCGCGGCAACGGCGAATTCGACATCGACGACCAAACCGGCATCCAATTGGAAGCGATGGCCGGCGGTGGCCCTGACGGTTCGACGCAGCTTGTCGCTTTTGCCCAACAAGCCGACGGCGACGCCGCAGCCCAGACTCCTTGGGTGAAAGAGAATCCGCTGACGATCGACCGCGCTACGCTCGACCGTGGCCGTGAACGCTTTGATATTTATTGTGCAGTCTGCCACGGCCGCGATGGCTTCGGTGACGGCCTGGTCAATCAACGCGCAAAGAAGATCCTGGCCACCACCTGGACACAACCGACGTCGCTGCACGACGAACGACTCGCCGCCGACAAAATGCCCGATGGTCAGATCTTCAACACGATCAGCAACGGCATTCGCAAGATGCCAGGTTACGCGGGCCAGATCGCCGTCGAAGACCGCTGGGCCATCATCGCCTACCTGCGGGTTCTGCAAGCCAGCCGCGATGCGACGATCAACGAAATCCCGGCCAACAAGCGAGCTAAATTGGCTCGTGAAGCGGAACAGTTGAAAAAGCAAATCGAATCCGCCGAAGCTGAACGCGAGAAGCAGGCACAAGCGAAGAAATCGGCTGAGCCTGCAACAGAAGAAGCTGCATCCGAAGAGGCACCTGCCGCTGAAGCAAAGCCAGCGACTGAAGAAGCCAAGCCAGCTGCTGAGAAAAAGCCAGCTGCTGAGAAAAAGCCAGCTGCTGAAGAAAAACCAGCGACTGAAGAAGCTAAGCCAGCAGCGGAAGAGAAACCAGCCGCAGAAGAAGCCAAGCCAGCGGCTGAAGAGAAGCCAGCAGCTGAGGACGCACCAGCGGCGAAGGAAGAGCCAGCAGCGGAAGCGAAGCCGGAGGCTGCTGACGAACCTGCGGCCGATCAGGCGGCACCTGCTGACGACAAGAAGTAGAGAGTTCCCCAGGGGACGAACCAGACGCTGCAATCGGGCTGCTGATTGCGGCAAGCGAAACGATCTGCAATCCATCACTTAAGACGACGCCGAAAGTAACTCGGCCTTACCCAAAACAACGATGACAAAAGAACCAAACGATCGCACGTTGCAATTGCCCGAATCGCTCAGCGGCATCCAACTGCCTTTGCTGGCAGGTGGCGGAATCGCGGTGCTGGTTGGCGTGATCGCCGGCTTGATGTCACCCAATGGTGTCTCGCATTCGCTGCACGCGTATCTGACGGCGTTCACGTTTTGCCTGACGATCAGCCTAGGGGCAATGTTTTTCGTCATCATCCAACACTTAAGCCGCGCCGGATGGAGCGCTTCGGTGCGACGGGTCGCGGAGATCATCATGGCGGTCATTCCATTGATGGCGATTCTGTTCCTACCGATCGTGGTCTATGTATTGTTTTTCGATCATGGCGCGCTCTACCCTTGGAACGCCGAGGGATGGGGTGAACTGACGCCTGCCAACCACGAAAAGGCGAAGATCCTTAACCCGGTCGCCTACCTGATCACATCCGTTGTTGTCTTGGCAGTTTGGACGGTCATCGTTCGTTACTTCTGGACCAACAGCTGCAAGCAGGACGAAACCGGTGACATCGCCCTCACCGCCAAGATGCAACGCTGGAGCGGACCGGCAACGTTTGGGTTTGCGTTAAGCGTATCGGCTGCGGCGTTCGTCTGGATCATGTCATTGGATCCGCTGTGGTTCAGCACCATGTTTGGTGTCTACCTGTTCGCCGGATCGATGGTTTCGTTCTTCGCACTGATGTGCAGTTCGATCTACTTTTTGCAACAACGCGGCGTGCTGGTCGACGAGATCAACGAAGAACACTTCCACGACCTTGGAAAGTACACGTTTGGTTTTATCGTGTTTTGGGCTTACATTGCATTTAGCCAATACATGTTGATCTGGTACGCAAACATTCCAGAAGAAACGATCTGGTTCTTGCACCGACAGGGCGATGGCCTCGAAGGATGGTCGCTCGTTTCGCTGTCGCTTGTCCTAATGCACTGGTTGATCCCATTCTTCGCTGTCATGTCGCGACACATGCGTCGCTGGCCGAAGTGGATGGCATGCTGGGGTGTTTACATCTTGGCGATGCATTACGTCGACATGTACTGGGTGATCATGCCCGAAGCAGGCCACGAGAACCACCTAGTCTTTGGTGGTGCGATGGGACTGATTAGTTCGCTGTTGTGCGTGGCGGGCATGTTTGCCTTGTTCATCGGAGTCATGTTGCGAATCGGATCGGGGATTCCATTGGTTGCCGCCAAGGACCCACGTTTGCCACAAGCTCTGCAGTTTGAGAACATTTAATTAGTGACCCCCTTTACCGGGCTGGCCCTCGAGATGACGGCCCGCCCGTGGAGGACAGGTCGAGGCGAGACGACAATCGCCCCGCACTGAACACATAACCTTTTATTGAATAAGCGGCACTGGCTATGGCTCATTACGACGACTTGGACAACAAGCAGATCTACGCTTACAGCGCGATTTTTGTCGTTGGCACCGTGATCACGATCTTCTTCGTGTCGATCATCTTCCATTGGATGGATAACGGTGAGCAGACGCGAAAGATGCTCGAAACCGAATACAACCAGTTCAATCAGATCCTGGCTGAACAAACCGAAAGCTTGAACGAATTTGTGGTTGTCGATCCTGTTACCGGACGGTTCGGTATCCCGATCGAAAACGCCATCGATTCGGCGCTCAAGCAAGAGAAGAAATCCGATGAAGGAACCCGTGACGAAGCCTAAAAGACTGCCGTTGGCAATCTACTGTCTCGCCGCGATCTGTTGTTTATTCACAGATCAGCCTGCGGTTGGACAATTGATTAAGGACCTTCCAGCAAGCGTCCAAGAGGTCGGTGTCGAGCAAAGACTTGGCGAGACGCTGCCGCTGAACACCGTGTTCTTCGACGAACGCGGACAAAAGGTTCGCTTGAACCAGTTTTTTGACGGCCAACGACCCGTGTTGGTGACGCTCAATTACAGCGACTGCCCGATGTTGTGCAGCTTGCAATTGAACAAACTTGTCACCGCCTTGGACGAACTGGATTTGGAAGTCGGCAAAGACTTTCAGATCGTCACGATCAGCATCGATCCCAAAGAGACGCCTTTTAAGGCGCGAGAAACAAAGTCGAAGTACGTAAACATATTGCCTCGTGAAGGAGTTGCTGACGGCTGGCACTTCTTAACTGGCAACCAAGATTCCATTACAAAAGTTGCCGACGCGATCGGGTTTCGATACAAGTTCATCCCCGAGACCGGGCAATACAGCCACGCTGCAATGCTTGCCTTCTGCACTCCCGAAGGCATGATCAGCAGCTACCTATTACTGATCGATTACCCGGCGGACCAGGTCAAACTGGGCCTGCTGGCTGCTGGAGGCGGAAACATCGGCTCGTTGGTCGATAACTTCGTTTTGTATTGTTCTGTCTACAATCCTTTGGAAGGCAGCTATACCGCCAGCGCCTGGAAGATCATGCGGTTGAGCGCAGCGGCCACGGTCCTGCTGCTGTTGATCGGATTAGTTCCCTATTGGCTCGGACGACGCAAGACGTCGGCAGACCTCAGCAATCACGAATTACCTAACCAATCGCGAATGAACGTCCAGCAGAACGCTGCACACCATTCTCAATAGAGTTTCAAACTGATGCAAACATTAAAGAACCTCTCGTTCGTCCTCGCCGACGTCTCCGACGGTTTTTGGTTCCCCAAAACCGCGTCGAACTTCGCCACGGAAGTCGACTTCATGTACAAGGCGATCCTGTGGATCAGCGTCGCGTTTTTCGTGCCGATGATGATCTACATGGGTTGGGCGGCGTTCAAGTTCCAAAAGCCCAAGGGTGAAAAAGCCGAAGGCAAAGCAACGCACAACACCGCGCTGGAATTGGCTTGGTCGGTCGGCCCCTGCTTCCTGCTGATCTGGATGTTCTATCGCGGTAGCGTCGGATATCTGGACATGCGGCAACCGCCAAGCGATGCCCGTGAAGTCCAAGTCACCGCGCAAAAATGGTCGTGGTTGTTCGATTACGGCAGCGGGATCATGAATCCCGAACTGCACGTCGTCAAAGACCAACCGACCAAATTGATCATGCGATCCAAGGATGTTTTGCACGCGATGTACATCCCTGCGTTTCGCGTCAAACGCGACATCGTTCCAGGCCGGTACAACACGCTTTGGTTCACGCCAACGATCGGCACGGAATCGTTGACCGACGATGAGATGCAGTGGAAGAGCGATGATCCAGAAGAAGCTGGGAACATCTTGAACCAAGGCAAATACTTCGACTTCTACTGTGCGGAGTATTGCGGCAAAGATCACTCGATGATGCAGGGCAAGATTGTCGTCCACGAGACCCAAGACGAATACGACGCTTGGTTGGAATCGGCAAACCGCCGTCCCGACGATCAGACCCCCGAACAATACGGCGAGTTCCTTTATGCGACCCGCGGCTGCAAAGGTTGCCATTCGGCCGACGGGACCGCCGGTCAATGCCCAACGTTCTTGAACAGCTTCGGCGCCGAACACGAGATGGTTGACGGCAGCAAGGTTTCGGTCGACGAAAACTACATTCGCGAATCGATCCTGAACCCGAAGGCCAAGGTGGTTAAAGGTTATCCGCCGGTAATGCCGTCGTTCCAAGGCCAGCTGAACGACGACCAGATCGACTCCTTGGTCGCTTATATCAAGTCACTGAAAAAGTAAGTTGGAGAAACGACCAGCAGACGCCATCAAGCAATGCGTCGTGCGGGTTTCTTCGGTTCCGATTAACAATCACATACACCACGTTTGAAAAATGAGGACATGAGCATGTCAAGCGCAGCTACTGCAGACCATGCGTCCGACGACAATTATCTGACCAATACCAAAGGCATCATGTCTTGGATCGTCACACTCGACCACAAACGCATCGGGTTGATGTATTTGATTGGTGTGATGGTCAGCTTTGCCCTCGGGGGAACGCTGGCGTTGGTCCTGCGTGCTCACCTGTACAATCCGCAGGGCAGCTTCCTGTCTAACGACGCCTACAACCAGGTGTTCACGTTGCACGGTGCGGTGATGATCTTCCTGTTCATCATCCCAAGTATTCCGGCGGCGTTGGGGAACTTCCTGGTCCCTGTCATGCTGGGTGCAAAAGACGTTGCCTTCCCGCGATTGAACCTCAGTAGTTTCTACCTGTGGGCCGCGGGTGCGTTGTTCTTCCTGTTTGCACTTTGCACCACGGGCCTCGACACCGGGTGGACTTTCTACACACCTTACAGCACCACGACATCGACCTCGGTGATCGCGGCCACGATGGGTGCGTTTATCCTCGGGTTCAGTTCGATCTTCACAGGTTTGAACTTCATCGTCACCGTTAACACGATGCGTCCGCCGGGAATGACTTGGTTCAAGATGCCGTTGTTCTTGTGGGCTATCTACTCGACAGCTGTCATCCAAGTCCTGGCCACCCCCGTTCTTGGAATCACGCTGTTGCTGTTGATCTGCGAACGCTTGATGCACATCGGTATTTTTGATCCGGCGTTTAACGGCGATCCCGTCGCGTTCCAGCACTTCTTCTGGTTCTACAGCCATCCCGCTGTATACATCATGATTCTGCCCGCCTTTGGCGTGATCAGCGAATTGATGAGCGTTCACTGCCACAAGAGCATCTTCGGTTACCGCTTTATCGCGTTGAGTTCGATCGCGATCGCACTGTTGAGCTTCTTGGTCTGGGGACACCACATGTTCACCAGCGGCATGTCCGAGATCACCACGATTATCTTTAGTGCGTTGACGTTTACCGTTTCGGTACCGTCGGCGATTAAGGTCTTCAACTGGTTGGCCACGATGTACAAGGGCTCGATCAGCCTGACGACTCCGATGTGTTACGCATTGGCCTTCATGTTCTTGTTCACTATCGGCGGTCTGACCGGACTGTTCTTGGGAACCCTGACCACCGACCTGCACCTACACGACACCTACTTTGTTGTCTCCCACTTTCACTATGTGATGATGGGCGGAACCTTGGTCGCGTTCTTGGGCGGACTGTTCCACTGGTGGCCGAAGATGACCGGCAAGATGTTCAACGAGACCTGGGGTCGTATCTCCGCAGCGATCGTATTCATCGGATTCAACCTGACCTTCCTGCCTCAGTTTGTACTGGGCAGCCGCGGCATGCCTCGCCGTTACGCCACGTACGATCCCGAGTTCACCGGTTTGCACCGCATGTCGACCGTGGGTGCGTTCACCTTGGGACTTGGCCTGTTGGTCGCTTTGATCGTGCTTCTGCACTCGCTGTATCGCGGCAAGAAGGCACCACGCAATCCTTGGGGTGGTGCAACCTTGGAATGGCGATGTTCGAGCCCTCCACCTTATTACAACTTCGAACGTCCACCGGTCGTTGGAAACCCATATTACTTCGGCGACATTGAATATGACGCGAAGTCCGATGACTATGTGTTTACCGAACCAGAGCGTGAAGTGGTTCCGCAGACTCCCGATCCTGCTCCACAGCATGCCGAGTCGAAGAAAGACGCTTAACGAAGCGATCGTTTTGAATTGAAGATCAGCGAGTCGAGCTTGGAACCATATTCGACAGCCCCCTCCAGCTCGACTCACCAAATCAGTTTCCACCTAACACTAGAAAAAGAACGGCCAGCCAATGGCAACCGCTGAAATCGATCAACACGGCCACGCTCATGACGAGCATGAACACCCGTCGTTCCTGGCGCACCACTTCGAAACTCCCGAACAACAATACGATTCGGGCAAGCTTGGAATGTGGTTGTTCCTGGTCACTGAAATTCTATTTTTCAGTGGACTGTTCTGCGCCTACGCGATCTATCGCTCGCTGCGTCCAGAGGTCTACACCTACTGCAGCCAGTTCCTCAACACGGAACTGGGAGCGATCAACACCGGGGTGCTGCTGTTCAGCAGTTTGACCATGGCGTGGGCCGTCCGCGCAGCTCAACTGGAACAACACAAAACGACAGTCGGTATGCTGGCCGCAACGATCAGCTGTGCGATGATCTTTTTGGGTGTCAAAGCTGTCGAGTACTCGCATAAGTTTGATCTCGGCCTGCTGCCTGCCGGCTTCTATCACTACGATCCCGCGGCTCCACACCATGAAGGCCTATCGCATTATCTGGTCGCCTTATGTGTCGTACCAGCAATCGTGTTGGCTGGTATGATCTGCCTGTTGGCATACTCCAAGATCGTTGGCAACGTCTTCCTAACCAAATGTGCGATGCCACTGGTTGTTGCAGCTGCATGTTTCTTCGTTGGTGTTGGTCTGGGTACGGTCCTCGAGAACCGCGCTGCCGCCAAAGCCGCTGTAGCTCACGCTGCGGATTCCCATTCGGATGCGACGCATGAGGAAACTTCGCTAGAAGCCGACGTCGCCGCTGCCAAAGAGATCACGACAACTGCCGAGTCTTCGGTGCTTGGAATGCTGGCCACCGACGCAACGAACACCGGCGTCCGAGCGGAACTGGAAGCTCTGCAAGCTCAAGACTTGATGGCAACCGGTGAGTTCATCGAAGACTTCAGCGGTGAGGATCCGTTCTACGATCGCCCCGAATTGGATGTGAATTCGAACTCGTTGGCCGGTGTGTTTTTCAGCATCTACTACTGCATGACCGGCTTGCACGCGATTCACATTATCATCGGTATCGGCGTCTTGGTCTGGTTGTTGGTCCGTGCGGTTCGACAAGACTTCTGCAGTCAGTACTTTGGCCCAGTCGATTACGTTGGCCTGTATTGGCACATCGTCGACCTTATCTGGATCTACCTGTTCCCGCTGCTGTATCTGATCGGCTAAGCGACGAACCGAAATCCGACACATCCCATCACTTGATATTCCGTTTCGTTTAAAAGATAGGCGTTCTAAAAATGAGTTCACACAGCGAACACGATGACGGCGAATTTGCACATCCAATGCCGATCTGGATGTTGTTGGCCGTATTTTTCGCGCTCACCGCGCTGACGTTCATTACCGTCTTTCAGGCGAGTCTCCATCTCGGCAACTGGGAGATCTGGATCGCGATGACGATCGCTTCGGTCAAAGCGACTCTAGTGATGGCGTTCTTCATGCACATGTTGTGGGACAAGCCGTTTAACATTCTGATGTTCCTCAGCTCGTTCCTGTTCGTGACTTTGTTCGTCAGCTTCCTGCTGATGGACACGCACGCTTACAACCACAACGTGATCGTTAAACCAGTTGGCGAAGTCGTTCAGTAGCCGTCGAATCGACGACTCTTCTGCTGCGACCACGCAATACGCTCAACCGCGT from Rosistilla oblonga includes the following:
- a CDS encoding quinol:electron acceptor oxidoreductase subunit ActD, which gives rise to MADSSGNQSKSRGVVAEYDTPDALIAAANRVREAGYTKTDAFSPFPVHGIDEAIGIKPTILPWIVLAAGTTGCLTGLSMETWMNAIDYPYIISGKPYISLPAFIPVAFELTILFSAFAAFFGQWALNGLPKFSNAMFTSPRFDAATDDKFFLYIDSADARFDDAGARALLDDTKPNVVEDVYDDKSSPNVPRFIYLAVLVLAVLSIFPLLVIADMRVTKSSKPRFHIFWDMDFMPSKKPQQKTILFADGRTMRPNVPGTVSRGNGEFDIDDQTGIQLEAMAGGGPDGSTQLVAFAQQADGDAAAQTPWVKENPLTIDRATLDRGRERFDIYCAVCHGRDGFGDGLVNQRAKKILATTWTQPTSLHDERLAADKMPDGQIFNTISNGIRKMPGYAGQIAVEDRWAIIAYLRVLQASRDATINEIPANKRAKLAREAEQLKKQIESAEAEREKQAQAKKSAEPATEEAASEEAPAAEAKPATEEAKPAAEKKPAAEKKPAAEEKPATEEAKPAAEEKPAAEEAKPAAEEKPAAEDAPAAKEEPAAEAKPEAADEPAADQAAPADDKK
- a CDS encoding SCO family protein, with protein sequence MKEPVTKPKRLPLAIYCLAAICCLFTDQPAVGQLIKDLPASVQEVGVEQRLGETLPLNTVFFDERGQKVRLNQFFDGQRPVLVTLNYSDCPMLCSLQLNKLVTALDELDLEVGKDFQIVTISIDPKETPFKARETKSKYVNILPREGVADGWHFLTGNQDSITKVADAIGFRYKFIPETGQYSHAAMLAFCTPEGMISSYLLLIDYPADQVKLGLLAAGGGNIGSLVDNFVLYCSVYNPLEGSYTASAWKIMRLSAAATVLLLLIGLVPYWLGRRKTSADLSNHELPNQSRMNVQQNAAHHSQ
- a CDS encoding cytochrome c oxidase subunit II codes for the protein MQTLKNLSFVLADVSDGFWFPKTASNFATEVDFMYKAILWISVAFFVPMMIYMGWAAFKFQKPKGEKAEGKATHNTALELAWSVGPCFLLIWMFYRGSVGYLDMRQPPSDAREVQVTAQKWSWLFDYGSGIMNPELHVVKDQPTKLIMRSKDVLHAMYIPAFRVKRDIVPGRYNTLWFTPTIGTESLTDDEMQWKSDDPEEAGNILNQGKYFDFYCAEYCGKDHSMMQGKIVVHETQDEYDAWLESANRRPDDQTPEQYGEFLYATRGCKGCHSADGTAGQCPTFLNSFGAEHEMVDGSKVSVDENYIRESILNPKAKVVKGYPPVMPSFQGQLNDDQIDSLVAYIKSLKK
- a CDS encoding cytochrome c oxidase subunit I; the encoded protein is MSSAATADHASDDNYLTNTKGIMSWIVTLDHKRIGLMYLIGVMVSFALGGTLALVLRAHLYNPQGSFLSNDAYNQVFTLHGAVMIFLFIIPSIPAALGNFLVPVMLGAKDVAFPRLNLSSFYLWAAGALFFLFALCTTGLDTGWTFYTPYSTTTSTSVIAATMGAFILGFSSIFTGLNFIVTVNTMRPPGMTWFKMPLFLWAIYSTAVIQVLATPVLGITLLLLICERLMHIGIFDPAFNGDPVAFQHFFWFYSHPAVYIMILPAFGVISELMSVHCHKSIFGYRFIALSSIAIALLSFLVWGHHMFTSGMSEITTIIFSALTFTVSVPSAIKVFNWLATMYKGSISLTTPMCYALAFMFLFTIGGLTGLFLGTLTTDLHLHDTYFVVSHFHYVMMGGTLVAFLGGLFHWWPKMTGKMFNETWGRISAAIVFIGFNLTFLPQFVLGSRGMPRRYATYDPEFTGLHRMSTVGAFTLGLGLLVALIVLLHSLYRGKKAPRNPWGGATLEWRCSSPPPYYNFERPPVVGNPYYFGDIEYDAKSDDYVFTEPEREVVPQTPDPAPQHAESKKDA
- a CDS encoding cytochrome c oxidase subunit 3 produces the protein MATAEIDQHGHAHDEHEHPSFLAHHFETPEQQYDSGKLGMWLFLVTEILFFSGLFCAYAIYRSLRPEVYTYCSQFLNTELGAINTGVLLFSSLTMAWAVRAAQLEQHKTTVGMLAATISCAMIFLGVKAVEYSHKFDLGLLPAGFYHYDPAAPHHEGLSHYLVALCVVPAIVLAGMICLLAYSKIVGNVFLTKCAMPLVVAAACFFVGVGLGTVLENRAAAKAAVAHAADSHSDATHEETSLEADVAAAKEITTTAESSVLGMLATDATNTGVRAELEALQAQDLMATGEFIEDFSGEDPFYDRPELDVNSNSLAGVFFSIYYCMTGLHAIHIIIGIGVLVWLLVRAVRQDFCSQYFGPVDYVGLYWHIVDLIWIYLFPLLYLIG
- a CDS encoding cytochrome C oxidase subunit IV family protein, yielding MSSHSEHDDGEFAHPMPIWMLLAVFFALTALTFITVFQASLHLGNWEIWIAMTIASVKATLVMAFFMHMLWDKPFNILMFLSSFLFVTLFVSFLLMDTHAYNHNVIVKPVGEVVQ